In the Desulfuromonas sp. DDH964 genome, CTGCCGACAGCGGCGAATCACCGGACCAGTACCATCTGGCTATTTTTTGACGCAAGCGGGGCGACCGATTGGTCGCCCCGCTTGCACCCATCAGGAGCCTCCGCGGCTATACCGGCAAACTCATCCCTGCTTCCTGGCAGACCAGGCACGATAGGCACCCCAGATCAGCAACGCAGCCATCGACAACATCGCGAGGAGCAGATGATGGTGCTGCAGCCCCTCCGCCAACCATCGCCACTTCTCTCCAAGCCAGTAGCCGGCAAGCACGAACAGCAACGTCCAGAAAAAGGCGCCGGCAAAGGCGAAAAGGGCGAACTCGGGCCAACGCATGAACGAGGTACCAGCCACGATCGCCGTCAGGTGGCGAACTCCCGGGAGAAAGAACCCGAAGGTCAATAGCCAGCGACCGCGCCGGTCAAACCAGGCGCGTACCCGGTCGAGGAGCTCCGGGTCCAGGTGCAGCAGGAAGCCCCAGCGCCCGACCAGGAGCCGGGCCGGACCCCGCCCCAGCAGATAACTGACGCTGATCCCCGTCGACGCCCCGGCAAAGGCCGCCAGAAGAGTCGGCAGCAGTTGCAACTCCTGGCGTTCGACCAGGTAACCGGCAAACAGCAGCAACCATTCATCGGGGACCGGCAGACCGACAATGCCGAGCAACAGCAGACCGAAGATCGCTCCGTAGCCGTAGTGGTGAATCCAGGGGATGACAAGATCAACGGACGGCATCGCTCTTCTTAAAGCTCCAGGCGGTCAAGGAATTTCAGCAGGCAACGGTTGAATGCCTGCGGCTGCTCCTGGTTGAGCAGGTGCCCGGCACCGTTGAGCAGACACCCCTCGGCCCGTGGCAGTCCCGCGAGTAATACCTGGTAAGGAGCTGGTCCGAGCAACTGGTCGGCGCCGCCGCCGGCGACCAGCGCGGGCAGGTCGAATTCTGCGAGTCGCTCCCTGTAGTCGGGCCGATCGCGCATGGCCAGCAGGGCTGTCGCCAGCCCTTCGGCGCTCGCCTGTTTCATCCAGCGCCGCACCCGCTCCAGCAGTTCCGGATTAGTTTGGACGGTCCCGGGAGCGACCAGGAGTTCGTCAAAACCGCCAATCACCTCCGCGCTCCCTCCGGCGCGGGCGGCCGCCGCCAAAGCGGTGCGACGCTCCTTGCCCGCAAGGTCATCGGCCTCGGCCCGGGTTGCGACAAAGACCGCCGCGGAAAACCGCTCCCGGA is a window encoding:
- a CDS encoding DedA family protein, with the protein product MPSVDLVIPWIHHYGYGAIFGLLLLGIVGLPVPDEWLLLFAGYLVERQELQLLPTLLAAFAGASTGISVSYLLGRGPARLLVGRWGFLLHLDPELLDRVRAWFDRRGRWLLTFGFFLPGVRHLTAIVAGTSFMRWPEFALFAFAGAFFWTLLFVLAGYWLGEKWRWLAEGLQHHHLLLAMLSMAALLIWGAYRAWSARKQG
- a CDS encoding alpha/beta fold hydrolase, translating into MVNRVTLGILLGVEFTPEVGLEAQEEANYNRERAAITSINRFQAWEAREMTIAKNQRNVLLIHGFPLAGEMWRPQLEFLAAHGWNGIAPDLPGFGRNSSHSLPAATIDAYADAVMALLDQQQLERAVVAGMSMGGYILLNLLARFRERFSAAVFVATRAEADDLAGKERRTALAAAARAGGSAEVIGGFDELLVAPGTVQTNPELLERVRRWMKQASAEGLATALLAMRDRPDYRERLAEFDLPALVAGGGADQLLGPAPYQVLLAGLPRAEGCLLNGAGHLLNQEQPQAFNRCLLKFLDRLEL